A genomic window from Tolypothrix sp. PCC 7910 includes:
- a CDS encoding hydrogenase maturation protease, giving the protein MSNVVAIGYGNDLRSDDGIGQRVAHALDFKNVKSLAVHQLTPELADTLASADLAIFIDACVASESTEVQVKPLSPEFSNVIAGHTADPRSLLALTQALYGYCPPAWWVIVPGENFAIGDRLSEFAETGVAIALEKITQIISQDYR; this is encoded by the coding sequence ATGAGTAATGTAGTAGCAATCGGTTATGGTAATGACTTACGTAGTGATGATGGTATTGGACAACGTGTAGCTCATGCCTTGGATTTTAAAAACGTCAAATCTCTGGCTGTTCACCAACTCACTCCAGAACTTGCAGATACTTTAGCAAGTGCTGATTTAGCAATTTTTATTGATGCTTGTGTAGCTTCCGAAAGTACTGAAGTGCAAGTAAAACCCCTCTCTCCAGAATTTTCCAACGTCATCGCCGGACATACAGCAGATCCGCGATCGCTTTTAGCATTGACACAAGCACTTTATGGTTATTGTCCCCCAGCTTGGTGGGTAATCGTTCCCGGAGAAAATTTTGCCATAGGCGATCGCCTTTCAGAATTTGCAGAAACAGGTGTGGCGATCGCTTTAGAAAAAATTACGCAAATTATTAGTCAAGATTACAGGTAG